The Hypanus sabinus isolate sHypSab1 chromosome 2, sHypSab1.hap1, whole genome shotgun sequence DNA segment TCGCAACCGACGGCGGGAGCTGACCGACTCGCTGCAGGCGGTGAGTGTGAGGCAGACGTGCGGTGGTACCGGGAGAGGGTGGTGCTAGCGAGCCGGAGTGGGACGCTGGTAAAGGAGTAGATCAGTTTATTATCACACCGGGGTGCAGGTTCACGGTGAGGGAGAGGGTGGATGGCAGGAAATGTTAAGAATccgtgggtggggggtggggttcaGGGTCCGCCCTGTTTGATGGGGGTATGGTAAATGTTTGTGCTGGGACGGCGTTGcccctctctgacccctgtctgttCCTCCTCCCCCTGCAGGAAACCGAGCGCTTGGAAAGCGAGAAGTCACTGTTGGAAGCCGAGGTGGCCGCGCTGCTGAAGGAGAAGGAGCGGCTCGAGTTTTCGCTGGCTGCACACCGGCCGCTCTGCAAGGTAGCTGGGCGGGAGGCCCAGGAAGCGGGGTCCCCGGCACAGCCGACTGACGGGGACTCCCTCTCGGAAGGAGGCGTCGCTGACACGGGCCGCTCTGTCCCTGACCTCGATTTGATCAGCCTGGCCGATTGGGAGCCGCTATACCCGTCACTGGCCGCCGACTGCGAGCCCCTTTGCACCCCCGTACCTATCACCACTCCAGGGGCCTTGCCCCCCACGTTCGCCTTCAGCTTCTCTAGTTCCGATCACCCAGCTGGGCCCCTGAACTCGCCCACGCTGCTGGCCTTGTAGTGGGCAGCTGGAGCAGAAGAACCGGCGGAGTCCGCATGGCTGTTGGAGGGTGTCCCAGGTCGGCAGCACCTGTACAGTTGTAAATTGTATAAATTATCAATTATTTATTTCGCGGCTTTTCATCTGTCGTGTTTCCAATATCAGTTTTCCATGAAAACGGtttgatttaatttatttctaGAGATGTTTATTTTTTCTATTTAATTTGTGCATCAATAAAAGTTAACCCATAAACTATGATTGTTTACGTGTTTAGAGAGACTGCGTGATACAGGATGATTTAACACTAACAtattcggtggggggggggagaggagtcggcgtggtcacggggagagcgtacaGACTCCCCGTGTTGCCTGTCATCTTATTGAGTTCTACCGATGCGTAGGCTGCCCTTTAGGCGGGGTATGATGGGCAGGGGCGCTTGTACGTTGCACCTGTGTCTTACGCCCGCTACTACTGATCAGCAATgatctccaccgcagtctgtggcagagcattcgaCAATACTCTCTGGCTTAAATAAATTGCACCTTATCTCTGTTGTGAAGGGtagtccctcaattttgaggctgtgccctttaagTCTTGATACCCCCACCATTCCTGCCTGTCTTTAAATACAAAGTATATATGGCCTCCCTGCAGCGGGTTCGAGATCCGGGATGATATGGAAGGGGCTGGCCGGATATAGGGAAGGGTCGGAACGTCCGCGGTGCTGCAGCTCGGAGCTGGGCGCTGTACCTGCCCCCAGCGCTCAGAGTTTCAACTTCTttaccctcccctttcccttccacGCAGGAAATTGACCACTTCTGAACGTCCCCAAATTCAACAGCTGAACGCCCTGGGGAAGACCCGCACATAATGTACAGGATTTTGAgccttttgcccattctccaccCCGCCCCACCTCTGTCCAACCGGCTCTGCAATCCTACACGAGTTTAGAGCAAAGATCCCGGGAGAACTCggctcaggcagtatctatggaaatgaacaaacagttgacagaCCTTTCACCGGGACTGGGCAGGAAGGGCAAGatgccagaataggaaggtggccggtgggtgggaaggggagaTATAGCTGGCGATAGGAtccaaatgaagatggcagaaaTGACGGAGAATTATGGCCCGATGAAGGGAGTCGGCCTGAAACGTAGACTGTTtttgagagaatctgcagatgctggaaatccagagcaacatacacaaaatgctggaggaactcagcaggccaggcagcatctgtggaaaaagagtctagtcgacattttgggccgagacccttcatcagtcgtACTCTGCTCATTCGtccatcgatgctgtctgacctgccgagatcctgcagcattttgtatgttgctcagGATGTCCTGGAAATGGAGGATATGCGGGCGAGGGTAGCGtcaatggtagaggaagggaaccCCGTtctctctgatgttctggaaataaaggcctcatcctgggtacagatgcggcggagaccgaaggaactgagaaaaggaaacaTAATTTATACAAGTAACAGGTTGGGTGGGTTATATATATCTGTGGGAATCGGgaagtttatataaaaaaaagtaatgGGACAGTCTTGTCtccagagagacagagaaaggtaTCAGAAACGGACGAAAAGAATTTAAGGGCTGTAGGAAATTGGaataaagttgatgaaattgacgagctggGAATGGGCGCATGCCGTCGTCAACGTGGCCCTGAGGGACTTGGAACGTGAATTGTTCCACGCAGCTAATGAAACAGCATGCATGGCTGGGGCCCGTGGCTATACCCTGAGTTGGGAGAAAGAGAAAGCAGGAAGAGAAATTGTTAATGGTGAGGAGAGCTGGTCGGGTCTGTTGTCCAGAGAGAAGCGGAGAACTTGAAGCCCGTCCTGGTTCCGCACTCGAGTGTACATCCTGTTGTACCCGTATCAGCAGTCCAGATGCCCACAGTGCACACCGCCAGATTGAGTTATCTACAATCATAgatacacagcacagaaacaggccgttcgGCACAACGTGTCTATACTGAcatgtgcctgtgtttgacctaTATTTCTCTGAATCTTTCCAACTGCGTGCCTGGCCAAATGGTTTTATAACTGCAGCTGGCTCTACCAcctcttctggcagcttgttccgccACCCTTTGCGCGAAAAACATATCCTCACACCCCGTTTAGATCGTTCCCTTCTCACCTTCGCAGAAGTTTGAGACTCCCGTATCCGTGGTAAAAATGCTGTGACCACCCATGTTATCTACCATGGCCTTATCAACCTCTAAATAAGTAGATCGGTCTAGTTAAGATTCCTGAAGCAATTTCCTCACCTATTTCAGGAATCAGGAACACAAAATATTTGGTTATTATTTGCTGTAATTCCGCGCGAAAGATGAAAGACCAAGATGGTCAAAGTCAGCGCGGATTTATTAATGGGAAATCTGaggcagtgatcgaaatgaagaaGTGAATGCAAACTTTCAGACAGTTTTTGATCAGGGTTAGTGTCCGAAATTAAAGCAGGTGAGAATGAGGAACAGACCCTCCTGCCCAGCCAATCCTGATGCGCATCTGCCGTTTGTGCACATGGGACCCGCATTCCTCCACTCCCACCCTATCCCAGCACCACGGTTCCagagttccgatgtttcagaaCAGATAAAGAGGGAAGTAATGAGGGGAAGTGTTCCAGTGCAAATCAGGAACAATATCACACTTTCTACGTAGGGAGAACTCATAAAGtgaggaagggagcaatcacgcCGATGTGAGCAACAGGTATGCAGGTAAGTGTAAAAACAACAGGGCAGCTTCAACTAACCTGATATTGACCGAGACCTCCTTAGGGAGGTTTAGATGGGCACTATTTGTTGGATACATCCAGGAGGATTTCTTGAATCAATATGATGGGAGGGGCCATACTGGACGTGGTGTTGGGGAATGAGCctgaccaggtgactgacctcacagttagggaacagtgacacAAGTTTTAAGATAGCCATAGATAAGGATACGAAAGAACATCTCAGGAGAGTATTAAAACAGAGCGGGGAAAGTTAATGAgagtattaggcaggaactaaggagAGTCAGTTGGGAACCGCtgttttgggcaagtccacatctgtcTGGAACATATCAGTCCTGCACAGAGTACAGGGTAGGCTTGTAAGAAGGAAAGGCCAGCATGTCAAGACAGGTGGTGAATTGAGTCAAGAAGAAAACGGAAATGCAAGTGTCAGCAAGCTTCAGAGCTCATGTGGTTTATAAAGAGGCCAGAAAACAGCTCAGGAGGGAAATGAAGAGCGCTAGAACGGCAATGAATATTCCTTGGCAAGTAGAATTAAAGAGAATGTCAAAACATTCTACACAACCATTAATAGCAAGGGGATAACTAGCGAGAGGGTAGGACCAcacaagaaaaaggaggaacCTATGATTAGACACAGAGAATAAAGGTGAGGTCCTAAATGAACACTGCAACAGTATTTACTccggagaaggatgtggaggatggaAAGATCAGCATAATAATAGGTGTGCTAATATGCCAGGACATCTCAAGATAAAGATggaggtagtgttgggtctcttaaagaacaTTAAGGTAGAAAAGTtcccaggaccagatgagatatacccaagGTTATTGAGAGAGACAAGAGATGAGATTATTGGGGCTTCGTGTCCTCTGTGGAATTTATCCtctgtagtgaatctgtggaattcattgtcacagacagcgtggaggccaagtcattgagtatatttaaagcagaggttgataggttcttgattagtcagggtgtcaaaggttacctgtacaaaatggatggCTTACACCCTGAACCTGAGGGAGGCTAATATCCTTGTGCTCAAGTTTGCTAGAGCTATTAAAAAGGGTTTCAGCTATTTCGGCAgggagatgggactggagtgaTAGCGCttaggatggggcagttggtacacaagtagatgcagtgtgtagtgagactgagaatggtcaggcagatgatagggcataattgcagtcaatgggatgggCTAAAGAGTAACAGGAGACCAGAATAAACAAAAGGTGTTAAAAAGTAGTGCTTCGTGGGAGTTTGAACAGCAGCCAGAGATTGAGATTTATTAACAAGTGCAAATTAAATCAAGGCAAGAGCAAGAGGAGAGGACATTGTTGGAGGGGATAATGTTAGAGTGGGGATGTTGCTTTAGTTCTTCTATGCTTCAGCAAGGAGAGGCTTGAGTGAGAGAAACCAAAATACTATAGGCAGATTTTCCCCAGTTTATTGATTGTTTTCCTTTTTTATAATTGCATAATTATAACAGTAGGAATGCCagacaggatagttgaatgctcctcttgtgggataagaccataggacataggagcagaaacaggccatttggcccattgagtctgctctgccattcaatcatgagcagATCTAATTTTTCCTGTCATTCCCAAACCACTGCCTTcaaccccataccctttgataatCAAGAACCattctatttctgccttaaatacacccaatgacttggcctccacagccacttgtggcaacaaattccacagatttgccactctctgacTGAAGTTATTTCTCCACGTCTCTGTTCTGAACGGACGTtcttcaatcctcaagtcatgccctATTGTCCTAAACTCCCTTACCATAGAAACaaattttgccatatctaatctgttcaggccttttaacattcagaatgtttctatgagatcccccttcagtctcctgaactccagggaatacagcacaagagctgccagatgttcctcatacagtaaccctttcattcctggaataattctcatgaatcttctctgaaccctctccaatgtcagtatatcctttctaaaataaggagcccaaaactacacaatactccaagtgtgttctcacgagtgtcttatagagcctcaatatcacatccttgctcttatactctattcctctagaaatgaatgccaacattgcattcaccttcttcaccaccgactcaacctggaggttaaccttaagggtatcttgcacaaggactcccaagttctcttgcatctctgcattttggatTCCCTCCCCATCTAAAAATAGTCTGccagtttatttcttctaccaaagtgcatgaccatacactttcgaacattgtatttcatttgtcacttctttgcccgttcccctaaactatctaagtcactctgcaggttctctgtttcctcaacactacccactcctccacctatctttgtaccgttggcaaatttagccacaaatccattaatcccatagtctaaatcattgacatacatcgcaaAAACCAGtagtcccaacattgacccctgtggaactccattggtaactggcagccagccagaataggatccctttatcccCACCCTCTGTTTTCTGCCTACCAGccaatgctagtaacttccctgtaattccatggactcttatcttgctaagcagcctcatgtgtggctccctgtcaaaggcttctgaaaatccaagtacaccacatctactgcatctcccctgcttgttatttcctcaaaaaattgcagtagctttgtcagcaggattttcctttcagaaaaccatcgtcatgtgcctccaggtattccgtaatctcacctctaacaatcgattccaacaacttcccaaccactgatttcAGGCtatcaggtctatagtttcctttctgctgcctcccactcttcttaaatagcggagtaacattttcaattttccagtattCCGGTACAATGCcggaatctatcgattcttgaaagatcatcgttaatgcctctgcaatctctccagcgacttccttcagaaccgaagggcacattccatcaggtccaggagatttatccacgctCAGACTATTAAGTTTCCTGAGcatcttctcagtcgtaatttccactgcacaaacttcacttctctgacactcttgaatgtccagtattttgcagatgtcttccattgtgaagactgatgcaaactactcattcagttcctttgTCGtatctcattacaatatctccagcatcattttctattggtcctatatctacccccaacactcttttaccctttatatacttaaaaaaagcttttagtatcttctttgatattagtcgccagcatCCTTTCAAAATTCATCTTTTCCATCCTAATAACACTCATAGTTTCCTTctgtagtttttaaaagctccccaaacttctatcttcccactagctttggcttccctgcatgccctctcttttgcttttactttggctctgacttcacttgtcagccacagcagTGTCTTTCTTCCATTTGACAATTTCTCCTCATTTGGAGTATAGAAAACCTGCAGTACAAttcagttgtgaacttcccatgattcatgaTATTTACAGTAAGAAGGGCTCGAAGGATCACTGGGCAAGTGACcatcaagtcaccccaaccacaaactgttccctctgctaccatctgggaaatggtccTGCAGAATTAAAATCAGGACCAGCAGGAAGAagccaggaacagcttctcccaccaAGTCAACAGACCAATTAATTCCCACTGATTTAATTGTATTTCtaagttatattgactgtcctgttgtatatctCACTGTACATACTATTCATTACAAACTACTgtaatttcacattgcacattcagactgaGACATgaagtaaagatttttactcctcatgtatgtgaaggttgtaagaaataaagtcaattcaattcagaatgGATAGCTATGTACGGAACCAAAATagttgggggagatcttaaacagatTGTTTACATCTGTGTTTATttaggagacagacacagagtctatagaagagaGGCAATTGGACACAGAGTCAGTGGAAGTGAGGCAATTGGACACAGAGTCAGTGGAAGAGAGGCAATTGGACACAGAGTCAGTGGAAGTGAGGCAATTGGACTCAGAGTCTATAGAGATGAGGCaatcggacacagagtcagtggAAGTGAGGCAATtggacagagtctatagaagtgaggcaaagtggcatcaacttcaagggctttgtacagattacagaggaggagatgtttgctgtcctgatgcaaatcagggtggataagtccccagggcctgataaggTTTTCCCTCGGACCTGTAGGAGGCAAGTACAGAAACTGCTGGGCTCTAGCAGAGGTATTTACAACACCCTTAGCAACAGAtgtagtaccagaggattggaggatggccaATATTGTTCTTCTGTTTAAAAaaagctctaaacataaaccaggaaattataggccagtgagtctgacatcagttgtgggaaagttattggaaggttttGTGAGAGAccagatatatgagcatttggatggACAGGAAATGAACAGGGATattcagtatggctttgtgagtagtaggttgtgtctaaccaatcttatacaaTTTCTCAAGGATGctaccaggaaagtagatgaaggcaaggtagtggataTTGTCTGCGTGGACTTTAGCGAGGCCttcgacaaggtcccacatggatgATTGGTCAAGCAggttcagtccctcagcatttgatgtgaggtagtaaattggctttgtgggagaagctagagagtggaagtagatggttgcctctctgactagaggcctgtgactagtggactgCCACAGGGACTGGTGTTGTTGAttgtcatcaatatcaatgatctggatgataatgtggttaaatggatcagcaaatttgcaagcTTGGCGGGTACCGAAGagagaggaaggctatcatgatcTGCAGTGGGATCTGTTCCAGATTGGAAAATGGGtgaaaaatggcagacggaatttaatgcagataagtgcaaGACTTTGCACTTGGgtgggaccaaccagggtaggtcttacacagtgaaggaTAGGTTACTGAGGAGTGTgacagaacagagggatctgggaaaatacaggtccataattaatagaaagtggcattacaggtagatagggtggtaactaaagcttttggtacattggccttcaaggatcaaagtattaagtatagGGGATGgaatgtcatgttgaagttgtgtgaGCCGTcgatgaggtctaatttggagtattgtgtgcagttttggtcacctacctgcaggaaagatgtaaataaggttgaaagagtgtagagaaaatttacaaggatgttaccagaacTGGAGAATGAGAGATATATACAAGCCAGATTGTGGGCTACAATGGAGCATAAATACTTAATAAGTATTtatttcactgaggattcggccCAGTTGATCAGAGGTAAAGCCCTCACAACCAGTGacaacatctacatgaaatgctgccatAGGAATGCATCATCAggaacacccccctcccccacccaggacatgctctcttcttgctgctgtcatcaggaagaaggtacaggagcctcagtaagCAGGACGGACAAAAGAGAATCTGTTGATATTGTGCactcagattttcagaaggcctttgacaaggtgcc contains these protein-coding regions:
- the LOC132390256 gene encoding protein c-Fos-like, producing the protein MFQGFPAEYDSSSRCSNSPSMGDSQYFSPADSFSSLGSPANSAQDFCGDPFVPTVTAVSSNRELQWMVQPSLQSIAPSPGRPHPYSNAYARTGLGKASARKGRTEQLSPEDEEKRRLRRERNKLAAAKCRNRRRELTDSLQAETERLESEKSLLEAEVAALLKEKERLEFSLAAHRPLCKVAGREAQEAGSPAQPTDGDSLSEGGVADTGRSVPDLDLISLADWEPLYPSLAADCEPLCTPVPITTPGALPPTFAFSFSSSDHPAGPLNSPTLLAL